The nucleotide window GCCCTCTGTGAAGCCGGAGTGCGCGTGACGATGCTGGATGGGATGGCGGATCCCACGGGCAGCACCCCCCTGACCACCAGCAGCGGCAAACCTTTTGAAGCCGGCACCCGCGGGTTCTGGAAGGACTACCCCAACATCAATGCCCTCACCGCTGAGCTCGGGCTCAGCAACGTGTTCACGGAGTTCACTACCAGCGCCTTCTGGTCGCCCGATGGACTGGAAGCCACAGCCCCGGTGTTCGGTGATGCCCAGCGATGGCCCAGTCCCATCGGGCAGGTGTTGGCTACCACCACCAACTTCAAACGGCTTCCCGTGGCTGACCGCCTCAGCATTGCCGGGCTCCTCTACGCGATGCTCGATCTCAACCGCAGCGCCGAGGTGTTTGAGCGCTACGACACCATCGATGCGCTGACGCTGTTCCGAAGCCTCGGAATCAGTGAGCGGATGATCAACGACTTTCTCCGTCCCACGCTCCTGGTGGGCTTGTTCAAGCCGCCGGAAGAACTCTCGGCGGCGGTGACGATGGAGCTTCTTTACTACTACTCCTTTGCGCACCAGGATTCCTTCGATGTGCGCTGGATTCGCTCCAGGAGCATTGCGGAACAGTTGATTGCCCCCTTGGCGAAGCGGCTGATCGATCGCTACGGGCTGCAGGTGCTCGGCGGAACCCTGGCCACGCGTTTGAATCTCCATCCAGACACCAAGGCTGTTGCATCGGTGGACACCCGGGCTGTTGCCACTGGTGACGAGGGACTGATCGAGGCCGTAGATGCGGTTGTGCTCACGGTGGGTGCCAAGGGGATGGGTGCACTACTGGGCAACTCGCCGGCCTGTGCTGCTGCAGCCCCTGAACTAGTGGATGCCGGCAATCTCGGGGCCATTGATGTGGTGTCGGTGCGGTTGTGGCTGGACACCTACCTGGAGGTTGCCGATCCCGCCAACGTGTTCTCTCGTTTCGAGGCCTTGCAGGGGGCGGGCGGCACCTTCTTCATGCTCGATCAGCTGCAGAAGGAGACGGAAGCAGCCCTGTGGGGAGGTGAGAAACCCCGGGGATCAGTGATCGCCAGCGACTTCTACAACGCCACGGCGATCGCGGTCCTCAGTGATGAGGAGATCGTGGCGTTGCTGATGCGCGAGCTGTTGCCGGTGGCCAATCCCGCCTTTCACACCGCCAATGTGCTGGAGGCTGAGGTGCGCCGCTATCCGGGGTCGGTGGCCTGGTTCTCACCGGGGAGTTTCCGGCAGCGGCCGCCGTTGGAGACGAACATCCCTTCATTGGTGTGCGCCGGCGACTGGGTGCGGATGGGGGCTCGGGAATTCGGCGCCAAAGGGCTTTGCCAGGAGCGGGCCTATGTGTGCGGGCTGGAGGCGGCCAATTCCCTGCTCCGGCGAAGGGTGATCAAGGGATCGGAGTCTGCTGGCAGCACTCAGCACCAGGTGATTCCGATCCGACCCGATGAACCCCAGGTGCTGCTGGGACGTGCACTCAATGCCCAGGTGATGAGCACGGCGGAGACCCTGGGCTTGCGTTGGCCGTGGTTGGCATGACGTGGTTGGCATGAAGCGGATCCTGATCACCGGAGCGAGTTCCGGCATCGGTTTGGAGGCCACCCGGCGGCTTGCCCTGAGCGGCCATCAACTCACGCTCTTCTGCCGCACGCCAGAGCGCGGCGAGCAGACCCGATCGCAATTGGTCGCAGCTGGTGCAATGCCGAGCCAGGTGAGCTGGCTGTTAGCGGATCTCGCCGACCTGCGCAGTGTGCAGAGCGCCTGTGATCAGTTGCTGGATCGCGCTGAACCCTTGGATGCTCTGGTGCTCAATGCCGGGCAGCAACGGGCGGGGGCCGAGGCGCCGGTGTTCTCGCCCCAGGGCCTTGAGATCACCTTTGCGGTGAATCAGTTGGCCCATCAGCTGATCGCCACGCGCCTGTTGCCGCTGTTGCGGTTGGGATCGCAGCCCCGGTTGGTGATCACCGCCTCCGATGTGCACAACCCCGCTAGCGGCGGTGGGCGCGTGGGCCAACCGGCGGATCTGGGCGATCTGGCAGGACTGAAGGCCGGCGCAGGTTTTGCAATGCTCGATGGCAGTGCCAGCTTCGATGGCGACAAGGCCTACAAAGACAGCAAACTCTGCAACGTGCTGCTGGGACGCGAACTCAACCGCCAGCTTGACGCGATGATGCCAGTGATTGCCTGGAGCCCCGGGTTGGTGATTCCCCGCAGCAGCGGGGGCTTCTTCCGCCACAACCGCCAGAGCAATCCTCTGGGGATGCTGCTGTTTGCGTTGGTGGCCCGTGATGTTCTTCGGGTGACCGAATCCGTGCAGACCGCTGGTCGGTTGTTGGCGGATCTGATCACCGACTCTGGCTATGCAGCATCAGGATTCAGCTATTGGAGCAACCGGTTGGTGCGTCCCGGTGTCCATCGCTTCTCTGAGGCTGAAACCAGTGCCGAGGGTGCCGATCTTCAGAAGGCCGTCGATCTGTTTCGTCTCTCGGACGACTTGATCTGTGAAGCGTTAGCGCCAAACTGACGCCGTGATCCCCGATCGTTGCTGATGTCTCCCTCTGTAGTGACCTACGTGCTGGATCGTTTGGCGGATCTCGGCATCGGCCATGTGTTCGGAGTGCCTGGGGACTACTCCTTTCCTTTAAACGATGCGGTGGAGGTGCATCCGCGGTTGCAGTGGGTGCCATCGGCCAATGAACTGAATGCCGCCTACGCCGCTGATGGCTATGCCCGTCGTCGTGGAGCAGGGATTGTCTGCACCACCTATGGCGTTGGAGAACTCAGTGCCCTCAATGGCGTGATGGGCGCCATGGCCGAGAGAGTGCCTGTGTTTCACCTGGTGGGCACCCCCAGCGTGCGCATCGTGCGCCAAGGGTTGATCTGCCACCACACCCTCGGTGATACCCGTTACGACCGTTTCGAGGCGATCTCGGCTGCAGCTGGTTGCGTGAGTGCCAGGCTCACCCCCGAGAACGTGGTGGTGGAACTGGAGCGGGTGATCGACAAGGCCCTCGAGGATTCGAGGCCTGCTTACCTCACGGTGCCGATGGATCTGGCGCTGATGCCGATCACCGGCACGCCGATCCAGGGAACACCCATGGGCGCGGTCGATCAACACGCCAGTGTGGCTGTGGAGCTGGAGGCTGTGCTCGATTTGGTGATGGGGCGTCTCGCCGAGGCGGCCCGTCCTCTGGTGATGCCTACGGTCACCCTCAAGCGCTTCGGTTTGGTGGAGACGTTTGCCGCGTTTCTGGAGGCTTCAGGCTTGGCCTATGCCACAACGCCGATGGACAAGTCGCTGCTGAGCGAGGGGCATCCCGCCTTCCTGGGGATGTACAACGGCGCGCGTTCCACACCGGCGGCCCTCCAAGGCGTCGTGGAAGACGCCGACCTGTTGATCGATTTCGGCGGCTTGGTGATGGAGGACCTCAACACAGGCCTCTGGAGCGGTCATCTGGATGCAAGCCGGGTGATTTCCCTGCATGCCGACTGGGTTCAGGCGGGTGATCAGGTGTTCACCAGCGTGAGCATCAGTGAGGTGCTGGCGGGGTTGATCAAGCGTTTTCAGGCCACTGGTTCCAGGCCCAGCCACTGGGGGGAGCAGCGCCCTGTGCAGCCTGAGCCCCTGCTCCCCTTGCGTGGTGAAGGAGATCAGCCCACGGGATCGGCGAGTTTCTATGGGCGTCTGCAGCGGTTTCTGCGGCCCACGGATCTGCTGGTGACCGACACCGGCACCTGCATGCTCAAGCTCAATGCCATGCGCCTGCCCGATGGGGTGGCGATTGAAAGCCAGACCCTCTGGGGCTCGATCGGCTGGGCGACGCCGGCGGCACTGGGGTGTGCCCTGGCCGACAGCGAGCGACGGGTGGTGCTCGTGACCGGTGATGGGGCGCACCAGCTCACCGTGCAGGAGATCGGTGTGATGGGTTTCACCGGGGCCAAGCCCGTGGTGATTGTGCTGAACAACGGGCTTTACGGCGTGGAGGCCCTGCTCAGTGAAACGGGGCATGCCTACAACGACCTGCCGCCCTGGCGTTATGCCCAGCTGCCCGAGGCCTTCGGTTGCCAGGGCTGGTGGAGCGGCCGCGTGTCCACAGTGGCGGAGCTGGAGCAGGCGCTGGTGGCGATCAATGCCCATGACGGCGGCGCTTACCTCGAGGTGATGATTCCTCCTGAGGAGAGCCAGCCGTTGGCGGAGACGTTGATCGAAACCATGCACCAGACGGCGACGCCGCATCCGGAAGCAGCTGAGTAAGCAGGGCTTCACAATCGCTGCGGCCCATCAACCGCGGCACCGGATAGGACGGGTGGGCTTCTCTGAGGGCATCGGCGCTGATTCGGGGAATGTCGATGCTGCACAGCGGTGCAATCAATGGAGGCACTCCCAGCTGCTGGTTGAGTGCGACCACCCAGTTGATGAAGTCCCTCGCGAGCCTCTGGTCGCTGTCTTGCGATGGGCCCAGCCCTGCGGCCCGAGCCAACGCAGCAAGCCTTGGCTCGCAGGCTGGTAGGGAAAAGCGCAGCACACTCGGCAACACCAGCGCATTGGCAAGGCCATGGGGGATGCCGTAGGCGCAGCCGAGGGCGTGGGCCAGGGCATGGGCATAGCCCACATTGGTGCGAGTGAACGCCTCACCAGCGGCATGGGCGGCAAGGGCCATTTGCAGGCGGGCCTCGATGTCGCTCCCATGGGAATAGGCCCGCGGTAGCCAGCGGCTAATGGCGGCGGTGGCATCGAGGGCGCGACGGTTGCTGAAGGGGGTTCCCCCGCGGCCGATGTAGGCCTCCACTGCGTGGGTGAGGGCATCGAGGCCACCGGCGGCGGTGATCGCTGGCGGTAGACCGAGCATCAGTTCGGGGTCGATCACCGTGATCTTTGGAAGCAGCTTGAGATCGGCTATGGCGAGTTTGCGTTGCCGTTGGCCATCGGTGAGCACGGCTGCGATCGAGGCCTCTGATCCGGAGCCGGCGGTGGTGGGTACGCAGGCCAAGGGCGGTGGCGGCAGCACCACTCGGAAGAGCCCCTCCATGGCCCGGCAGCTCAGCCAGGGGTTGGCGGCGCGGGCGCCGATGGCCTTGGCGCAATCGATCACCGAGCCGCCGCCCACGGCCACGAGGCTGTCGCAATGGCCCTCGCGGTAGGCCTGCAATCCAGCCTCCACGCTTGCAATGGTGGGATTGTCGGGAACCTGATCAAACAGCCGGCAGGTCCGTCCGTCCGCTTCGAGTTCCTGCAGCAGGGGCTGGGGCAGATGCAATTGCAGAAGCTGCTGGTTGGTGACCAGCAGTGGCCGTTGCCAGCGACGCCCTCGCATCTGCGCCGGCAATGACCGCAGGGCACCGGCGCCGATGAGCTTGCGGGGTTGAGGGAAGGGCAACAGCAGCGCCAGGCCCTGGAACAGGCGCTGATAAGCCCGCATCAGCAACATGGGCGGGGGCGCACTTAACTTCAGTTTGCAGGTTCTGAAGGATGAAGGAGTGAACAGCCTGCGAGGTCTGATTTCTGCTCATGTCTCCCTCCCCCTGGCGCTCGCCAGTTTCCTCCTGCCTCTGCTGCCTCCCGCGACGCGGGCCTCTGAGGTGTTCTCCTTAGCGCAGAGGCGATGGACCTACGTCTGGTTCAGGCACTGGAGGCGCTTCTTCTGGAAGCCCGTGAGGTAGCCACTAGGTGTTTCAGACCCTCCAAATCTGTGGCGTTTCAGGGCACGGGGATACGGCATTTTCACGATGCGCTGCGAGTTGGCGCTGACCCGAACCCTCCTGGATCAGTTGAAGCCATAAGTGGCTGTTTTGATCGGAATTGCTGTTGATTTCAAAGCTAAATAGCTGGAGGAAGCGAAATGATTAAGTCGTTGAAATCCTGATCTGACACTCCATTGGTCAGCAGATCCTCGATCCCGATCGTCAGTCCACCCCCTGGTGTTGTGAAGCTCGTGAATTGATTGCTTTCACCTGGGTTGGCTGCTGCGTACGAGCTGTAGAGAAGTGATTCATCTCCGTCGACAATGATCAAGATGCCGTAGTTGCTTTGTGTTGACACAGTGAAATCGATAGTGCCGCTTTGCTTATACCCAGGTAGTTGCGATGCTGAGAAGACTCGATCAGCCTGCTTTGCGTTGTCGAGAGCTGCTTGTAAGTAGCCAGCATCACCTGGAAGGAGATTATTCACTGCTCCAGTGAGAGGGTCAGACTCATAAATTGCGAGCCCATTGTCGAAACCACCTAAGCGCCGGATCGTGGCTGTGACCCTGGCCACAGGTTCCTCAGCCGCGGTTGCCAGTACCCCTGTCCCCCCAACTGAGTACACCGCTTGAATATCCCCTGAAAATGTTGCAGTCGCGCTGTTTCCTGCAAGTGACAAATTTTGCAGATCTAAGACGTTGCCATTCTGGTCGGTGGCAACCGGAATCCAGGTACCCTCCGCTAGCGCTGTGGATATGCGGCCACCAAGAGCAACTCCCTCGGTTTGTGACCAAGTGTTCTCGACGATCTTCTCAAGGTTTAACGACTGGCTGCTGGCTGCCTCGAGTGGCGTCAGCGGCAAAATGGTGCCTGTTGATTGACTTTGTAAGCCGAAGTTCACCACAGCATCGGAGGTGTCTTGCCGCAACAGACTGATGTCCGTGTCGGAGGCCACGCTGAAGCTGTTTGTGTCAATCTCCTTGCTCAGACTGAGGTTGGCCCAACCAGGGGCGATCGCCACTGCGCCGAAAGAATTGTCGAGGTAAGTTACTCCCTGATTGATTTGTTGGTCGGCTTCGATTCTGTTGAGGCCAAGGAAGCTCAGGCCATACTCAGTGTTGTTTTTAAACACTGTATTTGAGAGTTGATTATTGAGCGTGCCTTCGATCGTTAAGCCATTGCCTGAATTATTAGCTATCACCAGGTCTGCGTTGCCTTGACCACTGGAATCTCCCAGGGTGATTGCATTGGAATTGCCGCCAACGAAAATGCCTCCTTGAGCATTGCCAAACTGTTCCTCTGTTTTTTCAATGATCGATCCAGTGCCGATTGCGGTATTCGCGACCAGGACTTGCTTGGCATTGCCGGCAATACGGATCCCATATCCATTGTTGTTGGAAATTGTGTTTTGGGGGATAACGGATGAATTGGTACCAGCGATTGAAATGTTTTCAGCATCGCCATCAATGCGGATACCATCGAGTCCATTGGCATAAGATATAATCTCACCATTAGAATCTGTAAATGTGGCTGAATCGCCAGTGGTATTCAGTCCGATGATGTTTGGATCGACGGTGATGCCTGCCGCGCCGCCAGTGATATGAATACCATGATTAATATTGCCAGCGATTACGTTCGTACGAACCGTATTGTCGCCACCAGTGCTGGTGAAGAGCATGCCATTGCGTTGATTCGGAGCAATGCCTCCAAACGCGGTGGTGCCTGCGAAGGTGTTGAAGGTGATAAAGCCACTGGCTGTGTCCTTCACTTCAATGCCATTCAGAGAATTTCCTGAATTCACATTGCCAAGGGGGATCACACCGCCGTATTGAGTATTCGCTGAATCTCCTTCGATGAGGGCGCCATTCTGTTGATTCCCTAATGGGTCGAGATTGTTGGCAGCCAGTCCGAAGAAGTTGGCGTGAATAATTGAATGATCGCTGTTCGTGATGCGTAAGCCGTTCCCTTCGTTCCCACTCACCACGTTGTAATAAACAAAT belongs to Synechococcus sp. WH 7805 and includes:
- a CDS encoding FAD-dependent oxidoreductase is translated as MTEAVPSTPNPSHVVVIGAGWAGWGAAKALCEAGVRVTMLDGMADPTGSTPLTTSSGKPFEAGTRGFWKDYPNINALTAELGLSNVFTEFTTSAFWSPDGLEATAPVFGDAQRWPSPIGQVLATTTNFKRLPVADRLSIAGLLYAMLDLNRSAEVFERYDTIDALTLFRSLGISERMINDFLRPTLLVGLFKPPEELSAAVTMELLYYYSFAHQDSFDVRWIRSRSIAEQLIAPLAKRLIDRYGLQVLGGTLATRLNLHPDTKAVASVDTRAVATGDEGLIEAVDAVVLTVGAKGMGALLGNSPACAAAAPELVDAGNLGAIDVVSVRLWLDTYLEVADPANVFSRFEALQGAGGTFFMLDQLQKETEAALWGGEKPRGSVIASDFYNATAIAVLSDEEIVALLMRELLPVANPAFHTANVLEAEVRRYPGSVAWFSPGSFRQRPPLETNIPSLVCAGDWVRMGAREFGAKGLCQERAYVCGLEAANSLLRRRVIKGSESAGSTQHQVIPIRPDEPQVLLGRALNAQVMSTAETLGLRWPWLA
- a CDS encoding alpha-keto acid decarboxylase family protein yields the protein MSPSVVTYVLDRLADLGIGHVFGVPGDYSFPLNDAVEVHPRLQWVPSANELNAAYAADGYARRRGAGIVCTTYGVGELSALNGVMGAMAERVPVFHLVGTPSVRIVRQGLICHHTLGDTRYDRFEAISAAAGCVSARLTPENVVVELERVIDKALEDSRPAYLTVPMDLALMPITGTPIQGTPMGAVDQHASVAVELEAVLDLVMGRLAEAARPLVMPTVTLKRFGLVETFAAFLEASGLAYATTPMDKSLLSEGHPAFLGMYNGARSTPAALQGVVEDADLLIDFGGLVMEDLNTGLWSGHLDASRVISLHADWVQAGDQVFTSVSISEVLAGLIKRFQATGSRPSHWGEQRPVQPEPLLPLRGEGDQPTGSASFYGRLQRFLRPTDLLVTDTGTCMLKLNAMRLPDGVAIESQTLWGSIGWATPAALGCALADSERRVVLVTGDGAHQLTVQEIGVMGFTGAKPVVIVLNNGLYGVEALLSETGHAYNDLPPWRYAQLPEAFGCQGWWSGRVSTVAELEQALVAINAHDGGAYLEVMIPPEESQPLAETLIETMHQTATPHPEAAE
- a CDS encoding SDR family NAD(P)-dependent oxidoreductase encodes the protein MKRILITGASSGIGLEATRRLALSGHQLTLFCRTPERGEQTRSQLVAAGAMPSQVSWLLADLADLRSVQSACDQLLDRAEPLDALVLNAGQQRAGAEAPVFSPQGLEITFAVNQLAHQLIATRLLPLLRLGSQPRLVITASDVHNPASGGGRVGQPADLGDLAGLKAGAGFAMLDGSASFDGDKAYKDSKLCNVLLGRELNRQLDAMMPVIAWSPGLVIPRSSGGFFRHNRQSNPLGMLLFALVARDVLRVTESVQTAGRLLADLITDSGYAASGFSYWSNRLVRPGVHRFSEAETSAEGADLQKAVDLFRLSDDLICEALAPN
- a CDS encoding S-layer family protein, which gives rise to MSKALPDISDTLSINGLSSGQTKPIIQLDFSGNRGISFAAGSDGSSLIGLSLVGASAAGLTLISSSNTVQNNYIGVDLDGLNAIGNEGNGITITASSTSNLIGSITPGNNTTWNDLSEAEDYDINAIQGIRDTNNGTEPYILCGTGTEGNASQSIGVVRLGAANGNGPWNSVNAANAFGGSDRSITSCYGPEQLDANTVRVVGAYNSSGDIPPNDTSAFIYTGAIDQANGTTEGFIEYQYPGAKWTFFHSTQEGLVVGNWDDTKTIPDTDQPIIGAGKAFIYEVSSGMSIADIVYPGSKSTTAYGIAKVNDDRFAITGSYSLDGEPDGVAHGYLVYYSPSDNSLTEWTSWDVNNETLGNIASHADGISYNSSDNTFTLATVAFDVTTGDPLNGYLMTVQRTADGGFGEKRWTEVNYNNQSGGVTIPTSVAGDVMTGAYVASNGSEATWSSETSFVLDPSNLISGNGGNGIAILGSSTAVETNNTIAQNRIGTNAEGTTALANGENGILIDSSNRNLIGGTLSGGNDPTQGNTTPPPLGNLISGNRGNGVLIRNEASKNTLSGNFIGTSATGNSKLGNGGDGVAILNADNNQLLGCQLESSPFVYYNVVSGNEGNGLRITNSDHSIIHANFFGLAANNLDPLGNQQNGALIEGDSANTQYGGVIPLGNVNSGNSLNGIEVKDTASGFITFNTFAGTTAFGGIAPNQRNGMLFTSTGGDNTVRTNVIAGNINHGIHITGGAAGITVDPNIIGLNTTGDSATFTDSNGEIISYANGLDGIRIDGDAENISIAGTNSSVIPQNTISNNNGYGIRIAGNAKQVLVANTAIGTGSIIEKTEEQFGNAQGGIFVGGNSNAITLGDSSGQGNADLVIANNSGNGLTIEGTLNNQLSNTVFKNNTEYGLSFLGLNRIEADQQINQGVTYLDNSFGAVAIAPGWANLSLSKEIDTNSFSVASDTDISLLRQDTSDAVVNFGLQSQSTGTILPLTPLEAASSQSLNLEKIVENTWSQTEGVALGGRISTALAEGTWIPVATDQNGNVLDLQNLSLAGNSATATFSGDIQAVYSVGGTGVLATAAEEPVARVTATIRRLGGFDNGLAIYESDPLTGAVNNLLPGDAGYLQAALDNAKQADRVFSASQLPGYKQSGTIDFTVSTQSNYGILIIVDGDESLLYSSYAAANPGESNQFTSFTTPGGGLTIGIEDLLTNGVSDQDFNDLIISLPPAI